The proteins below are encoded in one region of Telopea speciosissima isolate NSW1024214 ecotype Mountain lineage chromosome 10, Tspe_v1, whole genome shotgun sequence:
- the LOC122643272 gene encoding probable receptor-like protein kinase At4g39110, protein MKKETHLLQVILRIFLFFLSINSINIVVISDSIPYTPKDNYLIDCGSSSPAASNIHDGKTFISDQQSPYLFTKKEIQISVPTATTNATADVPSPIYLTARIFVEESTYIFQMTRPGWHWIRLHFFPINNTDFNLTHSVFSVETNEVVLLHSFFISNNTKSIMKEYLLNISTEELSIKFFPMRESFAFINAIEVVSAPDSLISDVGSSLVPISYFSGLSSYSFQTMYRLNMGGAKITPANDTLGRFWDSDLPFLRTRALAKLISVSSSIITYTEGISPLIAPSLVYSTATQMADIRLRNPNFNVTWNFQIDPAFNYLIRLHFCDIVSKSLNELYFNVYINGKMAISALDLSSIASGLDIPYYKDIVVNSSSLFEKLKIQIGPLKQNTGLVNAILNGLEILKMSNSVGSLDGEFGVDGSTKPSSMVNHGTVTAFGFATMFGAFVGLGAMVIKWHKRPQNWDSTNNGFPSWLLPLQPGHSTIMNNSKTCIGSNKGGNGNIYSSSGLGRRFSFSELQEATKNFNQKAVIGVGGFGNVYLGFVDNGTKVAVKRGNQQSEQGINEFQTEIQMLSKLRHRHLVSLMGYCDEKSEMILVYEYMSNGPLRDHLYGMNLPPLSWKQRLEICIGAARGLHYLHTGAAQGIIHRDVKSTNILLDENLIAKMSDFGLSKTAPTMEQTHVSTAVKGSFGYLDPEYFRRQQLTDKSDVYSFGVVLLEVLCARPAIDPALPREQVNLAEWAMQWKRKGLLEKIIDTHLVGVINPESLKQFADAAEKCLAEYGTDRLPMGEVLWNLEFALQLQEASLQGKKEEENRAAAVAVAGTGPAVVVPTGYGNANEDSEPAQVHAIAIEEHSGTAMFARQLREINGR, encoded by the coding sequence ATGAAGAAAGAAACTCATCTCCTCCAAGTAATCTTACGcattttcttattcttccttTCTATAAATTCTATTAACATTGTAGTCATTTCTGATTCCATCCCCTACACTCCAAAAGACAATTACCTAATCGATTGCGGCAGTTCTTCCCCTGCTGCATCAAACATCCATGATGGTAAAACCTTTATTTCAGATCAACAATCTCCTTACCTTTTCACAAAGAAAGAGATCCAGATCTCGGTCCCCACCGCCACCACCAACGCCACCGCCGATGTGCCTTCCCCTATCTATCTAACAGCCAGAATCTTCGTAGAAGAATCCACCTACATCTTTCAAATGACTCGCCCTGGTTGGCATTGGATTCGTCTCCATTTCTTCCCCATAAACAATACCGACTTTAATCTCACTCATTCAGTTTTCTCCGTAGAAACCAACGAGGTTGTCCTCCTTCACAGCTTCTTTATCTCCAATAACACCAAATCGATTATGAAAGAGTATCTCCTCAACATCAGCACCGAAGAACTCTCCATCAAATTCTTTCCAATGCGCGAATCTTTCGCCTTCATCAATGCAATTGAAGTTGTTTCCGCTCCCGATAGTCTTATATCCGATGTTGGCTCTTCACTTGTTCCAATTAGTTACTTCTCCGGCCTCTCCTCTTATTCATTTCAAACCATGTACCGTCTCAACATGGGCGGCGCAAAAATTACTCCGGCGAATGACACGCTCGGTCGTTTCTGGGATTCCGACCTCCCTTTCCTTAGAACTAGAGCTCTTGCCAAGCTCATATCTGTCTCTTCCAGCATTATCACCTACACCGAAGGCATCTCCCCCTTGATTGCACCAAGCTTGGTATATTCCACTGCCACTCAAATGGCCGATATTCGTctcagaaaccctaattttaatgTTACTTGGAACTTCCAAATTGATCCTGCCTTCAACTACCTAATCCGTCTCCATTTCTGTGACATTGTCAGCAAATCCCTAAATGAGCTTTACTTCAATGTCTACATCAATGGCAAGATGGCCATCTCAGCCCTAGACCTCTCTAGCATTGCCTCTGGCCTTGACATTCCTTACTACAAGGACATAGTTGTCAATTCCTCAAGTTTATTTGAAAAACTGAAAATCCAAATCGGTCCATTAAAGCAAAACACTGGCTTGGTGAATGCAATCCTTAATGGGTTAGAGATACTAAAGATGAGCAACTCAGTAGGAAGCTTGGATGGGGAATTTGGTGTCGATGGATCGACGAAACCATCGTCGATGGTGAATCATGGGACTGTCACAGCATTCGGGTTTGCGACGATGTTCGGAGCATTTGTAGGGTTAGGAGCAATGGTGATCAAGTGGCACAAGAGACCCCAAAATTGGGATTCAACGAATAATGGCTTCCCCTCATGGTTGCTTCCTCTCCAGCCAGGTCACTCAACCATCATGAACAATAGTAAAACTTGTATTGGATCAAATAAGGGTGGAAATGGAAACATCTACTCATCCTCAGGATTGGGTCGTCGCTTCTCCTTCTCAGAACTACAAGAAGCAACAAAGAATTTCAATCAGAAAGCAGTGATAGGAGTGGGAGGATTTGGAAATGTCTATTTAGGGTTTGTAGATAATGGAACCAAAGTGGCTGTGAAGAGAGGAAACCAACAATCAGAGCAAGGGATCAATGAGTTCCAAACAGAGATCCAAATGCTATCAAAGCTAAGGCACAGACACTTAGTCTCCTTGATGGGTTATTGTGATGAGAAGTCAGAGATGATATTAGTATATGAATACATGTCCAATGGTCCTTTAAGAGATCACTTATATGGGATGAACCTTCCACCATTATCATGGAAACAAAGGTTGGAGATATGTATAGGGGCAGCAAGAGGATTACATTACCTACATACAGGTGCAGCACAAGGGATCATACATAGAGATGTGAAGAGTACTAATATCCTTTTAGACGAGAATTTGATTGCGAAAATGTCGGATTTCGGGTTATCGAAGACTGCTCCTACAATGGAACAGACCCATGTGAGCACAGCTGTGAAGGGTAGTTTTGGGTATCTTGATCCAGAGTACTTCAGGCGCCAACAGTTAACGGATAAATCTGATGTTTACTCCTTTGGTGTGGTTTTATTAGAGGTGTTATGTGCAAGGCCAGCCATTGATCCTGCATTGCCTAGGGAACAAGTTAACCTAGCGGAGTGGGCAATGCAGTGGAAGAGGAAGGGATTATTAGAAAAGATTATTGATACCCATCTAGTGGGAGTTATTAATCCAGAGTCTTTGAAACAATTTGCTGATGCTGCCGAGAAGTGTTTGGCAGAGTATGGTACGGATAGGCTACCCATGGGGGAAGTACTTTGGAATCTTGAGTTTGCATTACAGTTACAAGAGGCTTCTTtacaagggaagaaggaagaggaaaataGAGCAGCGGCGGTTGCGGTTGCTGGTACTGGCCCTGCGGTGGTTGTCCCAACTGGGTATGGAAATGCAAATGAGGATAGTGAACCAGCTCAAGTCCATGCCATTGCCATCGAAGAGCATTCAGGAACTGCAATGTTTGCTAGGCAACTTAGGGAGATCAACGGTCGATAA